A DNA window from Camelina sativa cultivar DH55 chromosome 13, Cs, whole genome shotgun sequence contains the following coding sequences:
- the LOC109128418 gene encoding uncharacterized protein LOC109128418 — MAGGGNFIARVISYVANEFIVNGLANSHAFQRFAVRTSKRIENLSKMAAESKEKVAQQMEEVAKNIDSMKKQ; from the exons ATGGCGGGAGGAGGAAACTTCATTGCCAGAGTTATTTCGTACGTTGCGAACGAGTTCATAGTTAATGGTTTGGCTAACAG CCATGCTTTCCAGAGATTTGCTGTGAGGACTTCAAAGAGAATAGAAAACCTCTCGAAAATGG CCGCAGAGAGCAAGGAGAAAGTTGCTCAGCAAATGGAAGAAGTCGCCAAGAACATTGAT TCCATGAAGAAACAGTGA